The Anabaena sp. PCC 7108 region GGGGTGATTATCAACAAGCGATCGCAAAAATTGATCAAGGTAAAGTTGTTACTACCGAAATCGACGGTCGCACAATTACTGTCAGTGGTTTATTTAAAATTGGTGCTTCTTTTGGAACGGATGGTAGCTTAATTACTAGTGATCAGAATTTATTGAGGCTAGTTCCCAACCGCCCAGCAAGTAGCGTTAGTCTCGGTTTAGTGAGGGTAAAACCAGGCTATGACTCGCAAAAAGTAGCCGCCAATTTGAGAATTTACCTGAAAGACGATATCCGAGTGCTGACTCATGCAGAATTTATTGAATTTGAGAATAATTTTTGGCGAACTAACTCCCCCATCGGATTTATTTTTAGCTTAGGTGTATCAATGGGGTTTGTGGTCGGGGTGATTATTGTTTATCAAGTCCTTTTCACCGACGTTAATGCCCATTTGCGGGAATATGCGACTTTAAAAGCGATTGGTTATCCTAATTACTATTTATTAACTGTGATATTTGAAGAAGCACTGATTTTGGCTCTATTGGGTTTTATCCCAGGGTTAGCAGTATCCTTGGGGCTTTATCAATTGACCCGAAAAGCTACAAATTTACCTATGTATATGACCATACTTCGTGCCTTACAAGTGTTAATTTTAACGATACTCATGTGTAGCATTTCTGGGGCGATCGCTACTCGTAAGCTTCAAGCTGCTGACCCTGCGGATATGTTTTAAGAAACAGCATTGAGTGCTGAGTATTGAGTGCTGAGTATGGGGAATCAGGTACTAAGGAGTTGAGCCTACAAGAAAAGTTTTAGTCTCAACTCCAGTAAAAATTTTGAATTTTGAATATAGCCAACTCCAGAATTGTTAGATTTCCAGGACAACATCAAGCTGATTTTTTTAATCCAGGGACGGAAACAGTAGCGGGAATAAGTTAGTCTGTTGAGGAACAGCAGCAATAGATTTTTTCATAACTTTATGACTACCAAAGCTCAACCTATCAATCCGCAGAATTGGTTGCACAGTGTTAGCATCATCAACCGTACAAACAAGATTTTCATAGGAATAGTTGCGGCTGTCCCCATAGCTTTAGCATTACCAGCAGAAGCTTTACAAGTACAGGTAATACCAACTAATCCTCAATTGGGGGACACCCTGTCAGTAGTAATTGATGTAGATAGTCAAGAAAATACCGATAAACCCACGGTAACAGTTGGTGAAAAAACATATCCAGCATTTGCAATAGCCCCTAATAAATATCGTGCTTTTATTCCCACAACTCCATTAGAGAAACCTGGAGTCAGAAAATTTCAAGTTTTCGGGGATGGTCAGCAGAGAAACCTAGCTGTACAAGTGCGCGATCGCAAATTTCCCGTTCAACGCATTAATTTACCCCCAGGAAAAGCCGGATTAGAAGCCACAGAACTGGAACTAAAACGCGTAGCAGCTTTCAAAGCCCTACAAACACCCCAAAAATATTGGTATGGTGTCTTCCGCAAACCAAACACTGCTAGGATGACGACAACCTATGGTGTACGTCGTTACTATAATGGTAAATTTGCCAATGATTACTACCATCGTGGTCTTGACTACGCGGGTGCAGCCGGTTCACCCGTAATTGCCCCAGCTAATGGACAAGTTGCTCTAGTAGGTAAAGTAACCGAAGGGTTCCGAGTTCACGGCAATATAGTTGGTATTGACCACGGTCAAGGAGTAACTAGCATTTATATGCATCTGAGTCGCATCAATGTTAAAGAAGGCGATTTCGTCAAAGCTGGTCAAGTAATTGGTGCAATAGGTTCAACAGGTGCTTCTACCGGACCTCATCTGCACTGGGGTCTATATGTAAATGGACAATCTATTGACCCAAAACCCTGGCTAATCAAGGCGATTGATTAATCAGTTCAGAGTAAATCAGTGATAATGATAACTGAGTATGGGTACTAATTGACCTGCGTAGCTTAAATTAAATGGTGAGAGTTATGAGTATTGAAAAAATTGTGGAACAGGCTCTCCAGGATGGTTATCTGACACCAGCAATGGAAGCAGAAGTCGGGCGAATTTGTGATAATGCGTCAGACCTCTCAATTGAAGAGTATATGGCACTGGATCGATTGATGGGTTCATTGTTAACTGGTGAGGTAATAGCAGTACCTCGTAAACAATTTATTAACGTTATGGAAGAGTTGGTACTGACTGAAGTAATCGCTAAAGTAGCAGAAATTGAAGCGACCAGTGAAAGCTCTCTAGATGTTGGGGATATTACTGCTTATGCCCTCAATCGTCTTCCACCCTTATATGCTACTACAGAAGAAGGTGCTAACTATCAACGCAACCGTGCTAAGACTGAACTTCAGGAATTGATTTCTCAGCAAGTCGGTGAGGCTATTGATCGTTACTTAGATCAGCCTAAGTTCTTCCCTGAACGCCAAGCCTTAAGCAAAAATACTGGTAATGAAGTTCTGCATCAAGTCAGTAGCTTACTCCAAGTCCACGCACATAATTTTGAACAGAAATCACAATCTTAGTCATTAGTCAGTCGTCGGTGGCAAAATTAACAACTGACTAAATTCTAAATATTAAATTTTGGATTTTGGAATGCTCTAAATTTAAAATCCAAAATTTAAGTCTTACTATCTTGAAAACAGGTTTATGGCTGTGATAGACCAGTCCTATTGGATTTTTGTACAGGTAGGGTCATCATTATCAATCAGCCGGAAAGATACTAATCACGCACTAATACTGGTGTGCCTAAACTCACCTGGCTATATAACAACCGCACATCAGAATTACGCATCCTTAAGCAACCATGAGATACAGCCGCTCCCAAAAGGTCAACATTAGGCGTTCCATGAAAGCCAATTTCATTTCTTCCATCTGACCAAAAACCAATCCATCTCTCTCCCAAAGGACTATTAGTACCGGCATCAAATACTTCTCCAGTAATTGGATGCCGCCAAATCGGATGGTGTTCCATATGCATGACTTTAAAGTCACCTGTGGGCGTTTCCCACCCTTTCTTTCCTACAGCAATTGGGTAGCTGGCTATAACTTGATCATAGCGATAAACATAAACACGGCGATCGCTTAAATCAACTACCATTTGTGTCTGACTAGTCCCCAGTCCCTGAACAGATTTTGCTTGAGCTACACCCGGAAACAAAAAATTCTTTGGCCGATTTTCCACCTTTTGATTCTGTCTTTCAGGTTCTGGAACCACCAATTTTGTCTTTTTTGGCGTATCCGCAGCACTAGATACATATTTTCTTCCTGCTGTCAACTTAGGATGAGGCTTCGTAGCAGCGGAATTTATTACAGGTGCAGGGACATCTGCCCCTAAAGCAGTTGCCCCAATCCCAATCCCTTCTGAACGACTTTGATTGGAGTCGGTTTGGGGATAAGAATTTTTTCTCAATGTAGTGGATGCAGACTGATTTAACTGCTCTGTTGTTTTCATAACGCGCCAATGGACAGCCAGAGACAAAATTGCTGTGCCAAAACAGAGGAACATTACCATCCGCGCTACAGATTCATTTCTTGCCATTGCCATCGCCTATTGTTTATCCCTGACATATCTGGCTGACTGTACCGATTTTAGGTTTTAGATTGCCGATTTGAGCTTTTTTGGCTATGGTAGCCCTCGCAGCGATAACTATTATACATAGTTATGACTACGTAATAAATCTCAAATTTTTTAGAGCAAGGGAATTCATTTGCAGTGACAATCCAAAATCCAAAATCCAAAATCTAAAATTCAATAACTAATTGACTGCTTAGAGCCAGCAATTAGCAAAAAACTGATAATTTTTTAGCAGTTTTTTCATTCATCTACCAATACTTTCATAGTTTATAGATGCTAGTTTTTGTCAAGCCCTAGTGGTCAGTTGTCAATCTGATTACAATCTTCCCCATAATGGGTAAGTCTCCGTAGGGTTTGTCATTAACCTTGTTTATCTCCTCCTTAGTCCCCTAGTCACCTTGTTTATCTCTCTAGATAATACTTGTTTGCTCATCTCCTAAAGAGTGTCTTTTCTTATATTTCTGTGTTCCGGTCATAAATCCGTCACCTGACTCAGGAACCTCTGACAAATTATCAGGTCTAATAGAAAGGGATTATTTCAAGCCAGTACGATCTATGAGTCAGTCGATTACTGTATCCTGGTCAGCTGTTGATGCAACTTATTCGGAAGCATCGGTGCAAGTTGACAAACTCTCAAATCACGATCTCATTTTGCGCTGTCAAGCAGGATTGCGTCCAGACCGTACTGCCTTTGCAGAACTGTTGCGTCGCTATCAAACCCAAGTCGATAGGGTTTTATATCATCTTGCTCCTGATTGGTCTGACAGAGCTGACTTGGCTCAAGAAGTTTGGATTCGGATTTATCGGAATATCAACCGATTACAAGAACCAGCTAAGTTTCGGGGCTGGTTAAGCCGCATTGCTACTAACTTGTTTTACGACGAGTTGCGTAAACGCAAACGGGTTGTCAGTCCGTTATCACTAGATGCCCCCCGTACGCTAGAAGACGGTGAGATGGATTGGGAAATCGCTGGTGATACTCCAGGCCCTGAGGAAGAACTCACAACTAGAGAATTTTACGAACAATTGCGAGAAGCGATCGCGGATTTACCAGAAGTATTCCGTACTACAATTGTCCTCAGAGAAATTGAGGGCATGGCCTATGAAGAAATTGCCGAAATCACGGGCGTTTCTCTAGGAACTGTGAAGTCGAGAATAGCTAGAGCCAGATCCAGATTGCAAGCCCAGTTGCAAGTTTATCTAGATACCTAAATTTACAATACCTTTCCTCAATTCAATGGCAGAATTTAAGAAATATTAAGAATTTCGGAAAAATTCTCATTTTATCTGCCATTTAAAGGCAAAATTGCTTAAATTCTCAAATTCATCCGCTGTATTTACCCGTGCATGAATTGGTAAAAACGTTAAAATGGATACTGGTTCTCAGTTTTATGACCGTTCCCGTTCCCAACTTCCTCAGGATGTACCAGATGGAATGGATAATCATACCAATGAATCAACGGGTACTATGGATATAGAGAAGCGTGACAGTCTAGGTTACAGCGAAGCTAATCGCTTTGAGTTATTGAGTGCTTATCTCGATGGCGAAGTGACAGCCGCTGAACGCAAGCAAATAGAAACATGGCTCACAAATGATGCCTCAGTCAAATGTCTATATGGGCGACTATTAAAGCTGAGGCAAGGCTTAAAAGCAATACCAGTTCCCGTCCAACAGTCACCAGAAGCGGCCTTCCAGCAAGTGTGGAAACGCTTGCAACGCCGTTCTTACGTAGGTTGGTTGGTTGGTGGCGCAGCTGTAACAGCTTGTGTTATCGGGACAATATCTGGCTTATTTCCAGATACTGCATCCAAAATGCAACTGGCGCAACAGCAAATAAAACCAACAGTAGGAACCACTCAGCCAGCCATGCCGGCTTCACCGCTAATGGTAGCCTTAAATAACCCAGTCATTGAAATTCCCAAAACAGCTGTGGCTTTTCCAAAAAAGCCAGTTAACCCAGTTAGAACTCAACCGACAGACACCGAAACAGGTATTAACTAATCTAATTAACTTTCAGCGTTGAGCAGTCCAGCGACCATCAAGTTGTTGTATGCCTCCTACCTGGTTAATTTTTTCTGGAGTCATTAAATAAACCCAAGCTAAACCCAAGTACAAACCGGTTGGCTCAAAAATCTCTATAGATTGGCGATTGTAAAGGTTATCTGATGTTTTTCGAGTCGGCTGGTAATCTTCTAAATCATCTAATACTGTTAACAGCGTTGAGTCAGTAAAAGAGAGTAAATATCCAGAAACTTTACTCTCCCCCTGTGTCATCGCTGGATATCCCATTGGTAAAGTAAATAGCTGACCATAAGCGATAGCTTTTTTTGCTTTTAAAACATAATTTTTACAGAGGTGATAATTAGCTTCACCGGGTTTGAGAGTACCGTATACAAAAACTCGTAATTCTTCAGAACAATTATAGTATTTAGTCATTATACAAATTTACGAGTTCCCTGTTTTCCACCTTTTTTTTACAGGAAAGTGGAGAATTTTACTGTATATTCTATATATAAGCATATAAAGGGACTCTGGGTGTGAATATGACGGATAACCCCACAATTCAATTTACTTTTGCTGTTGATGACCCAGAATTAGATGATGACAGAAGGCTAAAAATAGCAAGTAAGCTGCTGCCAGAATTGCGTAATTCGGATGAAGTGGAAAAAGTAGATCGCACTGAAGATTTTAACCCAGAAGCAGGAAGTAAGCCAGGTTTTGCCACTTTAGTCGGAGTTCTGACAGCGGAAGTGAGTATAAAAAATATTAAAGGGTTTTTAAGTTTTTTGAGCGATCGCTTGGGAGATAAACCCATAGAACTTACTGTCAAAGTCGGCGATAAAGAAGTCAGCATCAAAGCCAAAAGCCGCCAAGAACTGCTAGAAAGCGAAAAAATAGCACAAAACCTATTAGCCGCAATGGGTGGTGATAATGGCCATACTCAAAACGGTTAGGAACTTTACCTTAATTAAAAAACTAAGTTTTAAGCCTCTCCTCGTTTACGGGGAGAGGTTTGGAGAGGGGTTCCATATTTGGTTAAACTATGAACAGCTTAGAGTATAAAAAAATAGCCTTACTGATTGGAGTCAGCGAGTATGGTGCAGATATCCCACCCCTATCATCTGCACTCAATGATGTAGCGGCTATGGAACGAGTTTTGCAAAACCCCAACTTGGGAAACTTTACCCAGGTAGAACGGCTGCTGAATCCTGATACAGTAGTGATGAGGATGGCAATTCAAAAGCTGTTTAGGAACGCAAGTCAAGAAGACTTATTGTTATTATTTTTTTCTGGACATGGGATTACTAATGATGACAATCACCTTTATTTAGCAACTCGTAATACTTCAAAAGAAGACTTTGAAGCAACCGCTGTAGATGCAAATTTTATTCAAACACAATCAAATTATTGTTATTCTAAACGCCAAGTTCTAATTTTAGATGCTTGTTATAGTGGTGCTTTTGCTAATGGTTGGCACAAAAAAAGTGTCGGTGTAGATATCAAAAAACAATTAGGTGCAGAAGGACGAGTTGTTCTCACATCTTCCAGCGCAACACAAACTTCTTTTGCACAAGAAGGTGCAACACTTTCACTCTATACTCAATATTTAGTTGAGGGAATCGAGACAGGTGCAGCAGATACAGATAATGATGGCAATATTCATGTCCAGGAACTGCACGCTTACGCCAAAACCAAAGTCCAAGCTGTGAAGCCTAACATGACACCAGATATTATTCTGGATAAGGAAGGATACAATATTTTATTGGCCTATGCTCCCAGAAATCCAGAAACAGAGTATCGCAAACTAGTTGAACAATATGCTCAAAATGGTCAACTGAAAAATGTTGCTATTTTAGTTT contains the following coding sequences:
- the devC gene encoding ABC transporter permease DevC, whose amino-acid sequence is MATQRKLSQIKHIIGILRQLRRRTPLGWFQLSHEKSRLLVALSGIAFADVLMFMQLGFQTALYDSNTRLHRSLQADIILISPQTRNLQSMSTFSRRRLYQAMDIPGVESAEAIYFNVITWKNPQTRRETTVLAIGFNPNQPAFDLPEVNQQLQAIKLPDTVLFDRGARGDYQQAIAKIDQGKVVTTEIDGRTITVSGLFKIGASFGTDGSLITSDQNLLRLVPNRPASSVSLGLVRVKPGYDSQKVAANLRIYLKDDIRVLTHAEFIEFENNFWRTNSPIGFIFSLGVSMGFVVGVIIVYQVLFTDVNAHLREYATLKAIGYPNYYLLTVIFEEALILALLGFIPGLAVSLGLYQLTRKATNLPMYMTILRALQVLILTILMCSISGAIATRKLQAADPADMF
- a CDS encoding M23 family metallopeptidase, giving the protein MTTKAQPINPQNWLHSVSIINRTNKIFIGIVAAVPIALALPAEALQVQVIPTNPQLGDTLSVVIDVDSQENTDKPTVTVGEKTYPAFAIAPNKYRAFIPTTPLEKPGVRKFQVFGDGQQRNLAVQVRDRKFPVQRINLPPGKAGLEATELELKRVAAFKALQTPQKYWYGVFRKPNTARMTTTYGVRRYYNGKFANDYYHRGLDYAGAAGSPVIAPANGQVALVGKVTEGFRVHGNIVGIDHGQGVTSIYMHLSRINVKEGDFVKAGQVIGAIGSTGASTGPHLHWGLYVNGQSIDPKPWLIKAID
- a CDS encoding late competence development ComFB family protein; amino-acid sequence: MSIEKIVEQALQDGYLTPAMEAEVGRICDNASDLSIEEYMALDRLMGSLLTGEVIAVPRKQFINVMEELVLTEVIAKVAEIEATSESSLDVGDITAYALNRLPPLYATTEEGANYQRNRAKTELQELISQQVGEAIDRYLDQPKFFPERQALSKNTGNEVLHQVSSLLQVHAHNFEQKSQS
- a CDS encoding L,D-transpeptidase: MAMARNESVARMVMFLCFGTAILSLAVHWRVMKTTEQLNQSASTTLRKNSYPQTDSNQSRSEGIGIGATALGADVPAPVINSAATKPHPKLTAGRKYVSSAADTPKKTKLVVPEPERQNQKVENRPKNFLFPGVAQAKSVQGLGTSQTQMVVDLSDRRVYVYRYDQVIASYPIAVGKKGWETPTGDFKVMHMEHHPIWRHPITGEVFDAGTNSPLGERWIGFWSDGRNEIGFHGTPNVDLLGAAVSHGCLRMRNSDVRLLYSQVSLGTPVLVRD
- a CDS encoding sigma-70 family RNA polymerase sigma factor, giving the protein MSQSITVSWSAVDATYSEASVQVDKLSNHDLILRCQAGLRPDRTAFAELLRRYQTQVDRVLYHLAPDWSDRADLAQEVWIRIYRNINRLQEPAKFRGWLSRIATNLFYDELRKRKRVVSPLSLDAPRTLEDGEMDWEIAGDTPGPEEELTTREFYEQLREAIADLPEVFRTTIVLREIEGMAYEEIAEITGVSLGTVKSRIARARSRLQAQLQVYLDT
- a CDS encoding anti-sigma factor, coding for MDTGSQFYDRSRSQLPQDVPDGMDNHTNESTGTMDIEKRDSLGYSEANRFELLSAYLDGEVTAAERKQIETWLTNDASVKCLYGRLLKLRQGLKAIPVPVQQSPEAAFQQVWKRLQRRSYVGWLVGGAAVTACVIGTISGLFPDTASKMQLAQQQIKPTVGTTQPAMPASPLMVALNNPVIEIPKTAVAFPKKPVNPVRTQPTDTETGIN
- a CDS encoding gamma-glutamylcyclotransferase; its protein translation is MTKYYNCSEELRVFVYGTLKPGEANYHLCKNYVLKAKKAIAYGQLFTLPMGYPAMTQGESKVSGYLLSFTDSTLLTVLDDLEDYQPTRKTSDNLYNRQSIEIFEPTGLYLGLAWVYLMTPEKINQVGGIQQLDGRWTAQR
- a CDS encoding caspase domain-containing protein, with amino-acid sequence MNSLEYKKIALLIGVSEYGADIPPLSSALNDVAAMERVLQNPNLGNFTQVERLLNPDTVVMRMAIQKLFRNASQEDLLLLFFSGHGITNDDNHLYLATRNTSKEDFEATAVDANFIQTQSNYCYSKRQVLILDACYSGAFANGWHKKSVGVDIKKQLGAEGRVVLTSSSATQTSFAQEGATLSLYTQYLVEGIETGAADTDNDGNIHVQELHAYAKTKVQAVKPNMTPDIILDKEGYNILLAYAPRNPETEYRKLVEQYAQNGQLKNVAILVLTAKRKTLGITDTKAEEIETEVLEPFRRRLANLQNYKQHFAEEVEQKYPLDAHTLKILKDYQQDVLGLRDEDVESIELEITSVKEAEYQKQLQIQKQREVEALQRQREAQAAEQLRLQQEAEVLQRQRDAKAAKQLRLQEKAEVLQQLRYIRYKTGMGCSEGFQEAKRSLKRTNRQRKN